From a single Collimonas pratensis genomic region:
- a CDS encoding DUF6587 family protein has protein sequence MTPFLIVQALVIGLAVIASLLYACRRLMPATSQRLQANLADALSQSSRPALLRKLGGQLQPTAAAGGCGSGCGSCSTGCGTSAPTVEEQPVKFRERPGE, from the coding sequence TGGTCATCGGCCTGGCGGTAATCGCCAGCCTGCTCTACGCCTGCCGCCGCCTGATGCCAGCCACCAGCCAGCGCCTGCAGGCAAACCTGGCCGACGCGCTAAGCCAGTCGTCGCGCCCAGCCTTGCTGCGCAAACTCGGCGGACAACTGCAACCGACAGCAGCGGCAGGAGGCTGCGGCAGCGGGTGTGGTTCATGCTCTACCGGCTGCGGAACAAGCGCTCCGACAGTAGAAGAACAACCGGTCAAATTTCGCGAGCGTCCTGGCGAATAA